The sequence below is a genomic window from Ornithodoros turicata isolate Travis unplaced genomic scaffold, ASM3712646v1 ctg00000969.1, whole genome shotgun sequence.
GAGTCTGAGCAGAGCGGACGTGAACGTTTTGTTGTGGAACAGCCTAATGCTCCTCAAGGGTAGCAAATTACAATGACTCCCAACAACAGACCTAGACCATACCTTTAAATTAAACACAGTTGAGATTTGGCACTCTCTACAACTATATTCGTTACTTCAACAAACTTGCCTGCTTCCGCAGACGACTCCCTCCGCTGGTTGCCAGCATCTCCACCAGATGTGCTGAACGGGTGGGGAAACTGGCATGAAGTAGCAAAGGCTAAGGACTTGTACATGCCCCAGCCCCTTGGTTtcaattctggataaaccactgcctgCTAGTTGAACAGTTGCAAAGGACTATCTTACCTAAACAGTCAGCAGTGATGAGCTCTTCTGCATCTTGATGGTTTACGGGTAGAGGGGAGATTTCTTGTGGTTCTTCCTTGATGGAGGTAGAACCCATTCCAGGCATTACTGATTCTATGGACAGACAAAAAGTATTGCCACACTTTAATTACCTCTCAGTACAGCTATTGCAGCACTACCACATGGTATTTTTTAGCATAATGGTAGCACATGGTTCTTGTTTTCTCAACATTTACGAGGACCTGACTACCTGTGTGCGATTTAGTTAAACGTAAATTAGCTTGAGTAACTTCGAAAGATGAGACTGGGTGacaaaataaacaacaacaCAGACATGCACTTCATGTACGATCATGTCTGtgtttacattcaataaatcgtggacgtcgaaatagaaaattccgttaaagattttaacattaaagtcgtgaattcactagtCCTTTTACGTGACGAAGTACTCT
It includes:
- the LOC135376009 gene encoding uncharacterized protein LOC135376009: MCTCERTSSKSVMPGMGSTSIKEEPQEISPLPVNHQDAEELITADCLELKPRGWGMYKSLAFATSCQFPHPFSTSGGDAGNQRRESSAEAGDVRKAPVASRMPSWWMGPTPSMPKAAPSHTRHSRTQLLSAQPSHRPATV